cccacccctgtgtttacagaattccttgtttaaaactatcactgtgcacagagggaaggggggggggtgtatttgaccacccctgcgtttacagaattccttgtttaaaactatcactatgcacagagggaagggggggggtgtgtatttgaccacccctgtgtttacagaattccttgtttaaaactatcactgtgcacagagggaaggggggtgtatttgaccacccctgtgtttacagaattccttgtttaaaactatcattgtgcacagagggaagaaggggggggtgtatttgaccacccctgtgtttacagaattccttgtttaaaactatcactatgcacagagggaaggggggggggtgtatttgaccacccctgtgtttacagaattccttgtttaaaactatcactgtgcacagagggaaggggggggtgtatttgaccacccctgtgtttacagaattccttgtttaaaactatcattgtgcacagagggaagaagGGGgtgtgtatttgaccacccctgtgtttacagaattccttgtttaaaactatcactgtgcacagagggaaggggggggtgtatttgaccacccctgtgtttacagaattccttgtttaaaactatcactgttcacagagggaagggggggggggtgtatttgaccacccctgtgtttacagaattccttgtttaaaactatcactgtgcacagagagaaggggggggggggtggatttgaccacccctgtgtttacagcagaattccttgtttaaaactatcactgtgcacagagggaaggggggggggtgtatttgaccacccctgtgtttacagaattccttgtttaaaactatcactgtgcacagagggaagggggggggtgtatttgaccacccctgtgtttacagaattccttgtttaaaactatcactgtgcacagagggaaggggggggggggtgtatttgaccacccctgtgtttacagaattccttgtttaaaactatcactgtgcacagagggaagggggggtgtatttgaccacccctgtgtttacagaattccttgtttaaaactatcactgtgcacagagggaaggggggggggggtgtatttgaccacccctgtgtttacagaattccttgtttaaaactatcactgtgcacagagggaaggggggggtgtatttgaccacccctgtgtttacagaattccttgtttaaaactatcactgtgcacagagggaagggggggggttgtatttgaccacccctgtgtttacagaattccttgtttaaaactatcactgtgcacagagggggggggtgtatgtgaccaagtgaagtgcATTGCTACATAATAAAATGAGCAAATCCGTCCCGTGAAGAAAACTTCTGCTTACTTAATTGTCAGATTTGCCAAGGCGTGTACATGAAATAAGATTATCATTCTAAATGCtgaatcaacattctgactgtttcctatgaaaccaggcttgatttttggtatgaatccaagttaagGGATAGCATGTGTAAAAGCAGAATTGTGTACAGAGGCAGCTTTGTGTTATTAAAGGCCGGCTGCTTTTCGTGAACACAGTTTGGCTCACATCTCACATCACCTGCcaggctttttaaaaaaaaaaaatgttttaccatgggataagactatccctccatttaagcacataccagcaataaacacagtggttacttgtgatgaactagtggcaagacaaatgatttaagcatcacataaccttcctaagtgaagtcaagttatgtgtctgtgccagtgtgtgtgtgcatgtgtgtgtgtcagcatagaatgttgaggacagttCGATGGTAAATAACCCTGACAATTTTAGCCTATGATTGTGCCTACATTGTGGCAGGATTGGatgtggatcttcaaaagcctaagttaacaaaaaagtatgtaaaagtacattttgaatagtagtttttttctcagagggaagatatcacaagatatgatcgttccactgcatgtatgccacataactaaaacaaaaattaaatgttattttaatcgtcttttgggtaaaacaaatacaccatcaatatattataataatgatcttgcttgtttacagatggacaacaGCTACTGCCAGGACCAGGTTACAcataaagaaaacagtcaacacttggctggtgctgcagcttctttgatgtctatttttttttttttttaaagacagacAGCTACCAGCTCATTCAAGACCATAGCCCCATCTTACTCACGCAGAACAGACAGCCATCTTTCGCCTTTGCACAGAACACTGCTGTCTGAAGGTACACATCAAAAGGATAGGTTTTGCACCTACAGCGTGCGACTGTGGCTAGGGTAGGAAGAACAGACTCTGCAACACGTTCTGAGAGGGTGGCCTTTTCTTGCCACCCGTACCCCTGTGCAACAAGacttggccagagagcacacatccaaatgcaaacactgaacactgaagaggaagaagaagaagaaggtgcccacacagaaggacataaatctactttaagggcacacaagtttacagcagtttattgaattgtagcagattatagggagaaaatgaacaagctaAATAGGCTGTACAGTACTTCACTTGAACAATGTATAAAGTTCCCTGTattaagaacatttacagatcacaagacattgtgttttcttttgtttacaatacaaatgtttcataataaaaagatgtgcactaggcaagatccttaaaatgtaaaactagtagtgtgacaattttgaattgttcagagatggtttttcttcagtggtaaatgttttaGCTTTTTTATAAGATCCCGTTAGTGAAGCATACTAtaaaaccttgaccttccaaactgtgttagcaccctgggctgcgatcattgtgttgagctacttaaagccacagtgcagctcacagccttcgttttgcgtttttgttgcagctgagtgcatttacagttcaaaaatcctcctttggtagtaaaacaaacccaaaactacccaacgacgacatctgtgaagctcgacagtttcttgttcacgcgagtgcataaattaacctagttattacgtagtgtttggtcggagttcgattcaactgtgtgattccggcctccattttgttttacacaaactcatgatgacgtctgacatagtttgctagtgacgtgtctttttgtgcatgatgtggtgatctacctgatctaaatttagatccaaaaataggccaagaccagccgggtccgaaattaattcgaaaaaaaatcgcagttcttgactctttgggtgcaagtcaatgaaacttggtagttcttctaacggatagctgcctgaggtatgactaaaagccccaggggctccgtgcacctggatttgacaagttcagtacctttaacgtGTGTGTAGGGTGTTGGGGTGTCTCACCTATATAGGTGTGTCCTATGACGCGCACTTGTCAGATGTGTTTAAAGTGTGTGTAGGGTGTTGGGGTGTCTTACCTGTGACGTCGTGTCCAATGACGCGCACCTCGCAGATCTGGAGCAGGAACGGTCTGGAGGTGACCAGGATGACGAACTGACCCTCGTTATGCTTGCTGGTGTCGCAGGTCAACTCAACTACATCGccgtttttcagattttttctGCGGTGTGACGCGCACTTCTTTGTTGGACTCAACAACTCGACCATCCCCTTGCTCTCCACGAACACATCAAAGTGTTTCAGAAGAGACCCTGAGGGGAAAACGCTTTTCCTGATAAAACAACTTTGTAACCCATATTTGCAATCCCTCGTGaatttctttgtttagtggggcacCGATGTACCTACTAAACAAAGAAAGGCTCTCGGGATTCCAAATGTAAGTTAAAAACAAgccgcgtgaagcgatataaaacatttagtaaagctgtcagcatcaaagtaacagattaacactaaaaaggtcatcgccgagactatattaagatagtctcgactaacctcacccaaagaccgagacgggtcacgctcgtctccgcgtagcgtgcgaacgcagtacttacttaacctattttctgtaattctgagcacattttttgAGTAAACATGACATCGATTACAAAATGAGGGCGtcacagtgctgcctcaactttcacaaactgtcggatatgacgtcatcaacttgaagacatttatcgaaaaaatgagagagaaaaagtctggggatatcgtaCCCAGAAAccctcatgtgaagtttcatgaaatcggttcagtagttttctcagaatcgctctacacacaagcacacacacacacacacacacacacacacacacacacacacacacacacacacacacacacacacacacacacacacacaccaccaccaccaccaccaccaccaccaccaccaccctcgtcttgattccccgtctatgttaaaacattattttagccaaaacttgactaaatgtaaaaagagcatTTTCTAGTCTCTATTAATTTAACGTTTATGCtaatataaacttggccaaacaattattgcaacagattttaaacctaaattaaagcattaatccccgtgtcatttcattaaaacttagTATGCCAGTTAAGgacgttcacttaaccttcaggatcagcTTTTCaattaaatatttattttacagggATTACGTGACCGCCTCTCAAtcaagggtaccctcaaaatcgaccagacaaaaacggaagggccgaatgaaaaatcgaccaaaaaatcacaataggcaaaactttgcacatttgacatacgagaagaaagtcaaaccaatcatctaccctgaacagattgttttgttttgctaccttgcttATTTCGTGTGCTATTCTATTCCTACtgaggtgtcgatcgcaagagcggtcaaaagcGGGACTTTTTACGTCTTTTTTTAGGactatcatgacaaaaaaggcTGCACTTTAtaaatgacttggtggattgctttgaaactttcagaatattttaccaacatacacGAAATACTTCGTGCAAAATTATGGATCGTTACAGTAATTTGTTAAAATGTaatgcaatttttcaaaatAGGATTGTTCATTTgggtcaacaacaacaaaagtcatgactttgcatgtctttagaaaaatgattgatacataACACTGCAAAGGTTTTATGTGCGTATAAGCACCGACGCAAATTTGCTAGGCCTGTGAACACGCTTgatatttaagcgatgattctagtgccacaaaacaaaaaattgaaTGGCATGGAAGACATGAACATACTTTCTAAATTGTTTTGTCGTGGAACTCAGCAGTAGCAGCGTTAATTCACAATTCGAAGGCAAAACATCCCAACGACACTGAACACTAAGAAGAGGGGATATTTCTTCAGTGCTACAGATCCcatgttaaacagcagtgttTAGGCCAGAAAGATAGGGGTACATGACGAATtgcctttcttctgctcaaaaatgtgtttaaagGATTTGAGTtttatttgggtatgacgtcacaggtcccaGTTAATATCAACGCACAAAAATGAGGGGTTTTGACAGCATGAATCTCTTTAAACCGTGAAAAAAGGCGAATAAAACTAAACAATATTTCATATGTTTTACACCAGCGAGTTTTGTTGGAGTCTTAGCTAACAGGGCTTACCTATTTTGTTTAAAACTGTGCTCAGTGTGGTTGGGATGTTTGCCTTCGAATTATGAATTGACGCTGCAACCGCTATGGTCCATgacaaaacaatttaaaaagtaTATTCATATGTCTTTCACACGGCACAACTCTTTCAAGGGAGTACCGATTGCTCTGTGTATTGTATGCAGTCTATCTTTCCCGAACATTACTGACTGCTCATTCTAGACTCCACACTTGCGTACCTGTAACCTTGACGTAACGTGTGACGTCATcgctgttgttgcgatattcaAATAACATCCTGCAATCTCAATCTACATTCAGT
Above is a genomic segment from Littorina saxatilis isolate snail1 unplaced genomic scaffold, US_GU_Lsax_2.0 scaffold_2328, whole genome shotgun sequence containing:
- the LOC138955587 gene encoding uncharacterized protein — protein: PWNLAIKKKATQSSVLWGNPNFAVDGSIGGKFPVRKCTATSTTIDGAGSRYWQVDLGDWYKVFKVYVHNRVDEFGSLLKHFDVFVESKGMVELLSPTKKCASHRRKNLKNGDVVELTCDTSKHNEGQFVILVTSRPFLLQICEVRVIGHDVTGKTPQHPTHTLNTSDKCAS